The Candidatus Nanosynbacter featherlites region CTTAGCCTCTTCTTCAGGGAATCTTGTGTCTACATACGATTCGCAAAGCTCTACCTCTGTTGAAGGGTCTAAGTCTAATTTAGGCATCCCTTCAGGAGTTGGAGACACTTCTGGTGAAGGAGTATTATTGCCGCTTTCTACATGTTTAGACAGTTGTCCTGATGTTGGCTCTGTAGGGTTTTCCTTGTTACCGCAGGCTGCTACAGCCATTGTTCCAGCACCGACCACACAAAGCTCAATGAACCTTCGGCGGTTTAATTTGTCTTTTTGTGAATCGCTTGGGTTACGCTCGTTCATAACGCTTGGGATTCTTTCTCTGGTTTACTACCAGGTTAGTTACATGTATCATATCTACAATCGATATGGCGTGATTATAACACAAAGTATATGAAAATACAAGTATGAAAACCAGCAAAATAAAAACACCCTGTCGCTTGGGTGTCTGTGGCGCGCCCGACCGGATTCGAACCGGCGATCTCCTCCGTGACAGGGAGGCGTGATGGACCAACTTCACTACGAGCGCATGTCAACTAGCTCGATAATACCAAAGACTTCCCTAATATTCAAGAGCCATCAGGTGAAATGTTGTTTGCATTTTGCGTGACAATATCTTACAATTAGTCACATATCAACCTAATATTGGTAGAACAATTCAATGGTAAACAGAAATTTCTTTACAAAAACCATCATTGCCGTAGTCTTACTGGTCGGTTTTGCTGTGTCGACCCCGGTATTTGCTGAGGAGGAGAGTGCGAAGAAATGTGCTGGCGTCGATACTTCAACCATAGAATGTGGCGGTAAGAGCGGTAAAGACGCTATTTTTGACATCGTCAGGCAGGCAGTGAAAATTTTGACCATGGGTGTAGGTGTCACAGCTGTTGGTGCGGTAGTTTATGGTGGCATATTATTTTCATCATCTGGAGATAAGCCGGAAAACATCAAAAAAGCTCGCGAGATTTGGATTAATGTTGTGATAGGTTTACTACTCTATGCATTTTTCGTTACACTCACCCAATTCTTAATCCCAGGAGGAGTATTCTCATGATCAAACGAGCAATTGTAGCGCTGACCTTGATAGTTACAGGTAGTTTTGGTATGGCGTTCGTCAATACACAGCCTGCTCTGGCTGGTGTTTGTGACGAGCGTGGTCGTGTTATAACTCTAAAACCTTGGTTTTATAACTTAACATCTGGTAATTCGTGTGATTTAAAGAGTCCGAGTGAGGTTGGCGGTTTTGGCCCATACATCTGGCGAATTGCCCTGAACCTCATTGAAGACTTGTTCCAAATCACGGGTTATATTGCAGCAGGATACATCATATACGGTGGTTTTCTGTTCATTACTAGCTCAGGATCGCCAGATCGGGCGGCTCGTGGGCGAAAAACAGTTTTTAATGCCATTATTGGCTTAGTTATAGCTATCGCCTCAGTAGGTGTAGTAAACTGGGTATCAGGAGCATTATTGTAACTATGGAAAAGTTTATCGTTCAAATTGTTAGCCAACTAGGTTCCCCAAGTGACGTAGGAATTCCTGATCGTAAAGATGATAAGGTGGCATTACAAAGTATAGCGAACCTGGTGTTTGCTATCTCAGCGGTCGTAGCTATCATTTCCATCATCATCTATGGCATTATGTACAGTGTATCCGCTGGCGATCCAGGCAAAGTCTCGAAAGCTAAAAACGGTATCATCTATTCGGTGGTTGGTTTGCTGGTGGTATGGTGCGCTTTTGTTATTACAAATTATGTCGCAGGGAGGTTTAACTAATGAAAAAAATCGTAACTATTACCGCTACTCTGGCTCTCGCCATAGTCGGTGGTTTTTTGCTGTCACAAGCTGCTTCAGCGGTTGGTATTTATGACGCGTGTAGTACTGATCCAAATAACATTGTTTGTGCTAACAGTAGTGAATCAGTTGACCCTGTCATCAAAACAGTCATCAGATATCTGCTGATTATCTCTGGTATCGTATCAGTTGTGATGGTTATCATTGGTGGGTTGAAATATAGCACCTCCAATGGCGACAGTGCTAAACTAAGCTCTGCTAAGAACACCATCATGTACGCCATCATCGGTGTGATCATCTCTGCCCTTGCGTATGCTATCGTTGATTATGTATTTCTTCGCATCATTGGTAAATAAATGGAGCTCAACACAGTATAGACAGACCGTAAAATATGGTATAATGAAGTAAAATAACAATCAATTTCCCAAGGAAAGGAAACGAAATTCATGAAAAAAACCATTATTAAAATAGCTGGCGCGTTTGCCCTTCCTATGTTGGTTATGGGTGTAGTATTTTTGGCTTCTGGTGATAACGCATTTGCCCAGGTTCGAGAAGGTTTGAATAAGGTTCAAAATGCCAACACCGGTGCTACTGCTAACGTTGACGACATCATCTCAAAGTCAATTAACTTTGCATTGATGGCCATTGCGATTGTCTCTGTGTTTATGTTGATCCTTGGTGGTTTTAAATACACCACGTCAAATGGTGACAGCGCTAAGGTGACATCTGCTAAGAACACCATTATGTACTCTCTGATTGGTTTGTTGATTGCTATCTTTGCGTACGCTATCGTTAACTTCGTGGTCAATAAGGTTACTGGTAACTAATCCACTCAGTTACATTTCAAAAACACCAGTCATAACGACTGGTGTTTTTAGTAGAAATCAGTGACTGGTTACAGAACTTGGATCTTCTTAGCTTTTTCTTGTTTTACTTTTTCAAAGGTGATTGTCAATACGCCGTCTTTTAGTTCTGCTTTCACGCCCTCTTCCTTGACTGCAACTGGAAGAGCTAGGGTGCGCCTAAATTCGCCCCAGTAACATTCTTGAATGTGCCAGTTGTTAACTTCAGTCTCGTCACCACTAGACAAGGTACCAGAAATGGTCAAGATGCCGTCAGAGATGCTGACATCCAGGTCGTTGCGATCAACACCAGCGGTGCGCGCTTTGATGACCAATTCTCCTTCGGTCTCAAAAACGTCAACCGCCAACTGACCCATCAGGTCATCGGCGTCCTCTTCCCAGTTGTCTTCGTTGGCAGCAATGGTTGGTGCTACTGGTGCTTGTGCTGGAGCTGACAAATCAGCTTCATCCAAAAATGCAGCAGTTAAATCGTCGTCGGTAAATAAATTATCGTCCTGTTTCCGGGCCATAGTTGTTCCTCCACTCTATTTGGCTCAATTGACAATGTTCTCTATTAGTATAACGGTTATGTGCGTTATAATCAACAGTGAAAGGCGAAAAACGTAAAAAATACAATGTTTGATGAGTTATTGTCAGTTATCGCTCCCCACTACTGTTATGGGTGTGGGAAAACTGGCCAAACTATTTGCCCAAAATGTAAAAAATACATCACACAAATGACCTATACCACATGCGTTTTATGTGATCGGCGTCCCAAACATGGTAACTATTGTGGTAGACATCACTTCCCTGTCGGGCAGGTTTATTGTTTGCTGCTCAGGCGGGGTGCGGTGTTGCAGGCAATTGATGCACTCAAGTTTGAGCGCAAACGGGCTGTGATTAACGACTTGGTTGCAATCGCCGACGAATTGTTGCCGCAGCTGCCGGCTAACAGCGTACTAGTCCCCATCCCGACGACGCCACGCAATACACGCATCAGAGGATATGATCACATGAAGCTCATCTGTCGTCAGCTGGGACGAGTCAGGAACATCCCCGTTGAGCAGGTTATCCGACGGTGCAACAACGTGACGCAGCATTTTACCAAATCAGCCAAACAACGAAGACTGCAAGCG contains the following coding sequences:
- a CDS encoding pilin — encoded protein: MIKRAIVALTLIVTGSFGMAFVNTQPALAGVCDERGRVITLKPWFYNLTSGNSCDLKSPSEVGGFGPYIWRIALNLIEDLFQITGYIAAGYIIYGGFLFITSSGSPDRAARGRKTVFNAIIGLVIAIASVGVVNWVSGALL
- a CDS encoding pilin: MEKFIVQIVSQLGSPSDVGIPDRKDDKVALQSIANLVFAISAVVAIISIIIYGIMYSVSAGDPGKVSKAKNGIIYSVVGLLVVWCAFVITNYVAGRFN
- a CDS encoding Hsp20/alpha crystallin family protein, whose product is MARKQDDNLFTDDDLTAAFLDEADLSAPAQAPVAPTIAANEDNWEEDADDLMGQLAVDVFETEGELVIKARTAGVDRNDLDVSISDGILTISGTLSSGDETEVNNWHIQECYWGEFRRTLALPVAVKEEGVKAELKDGVLTITFEKVKQEKAKKIQVL
- a CDS encoding ComF family protein: MLQAIDALKFERKRAVINDLVAIADELLPQLPANSVLVPIPTTPRNTRIRGYDHMKLICRQLGRVRNIPVEQVIRRCNNVTQHFTKSAKQRRLQAKEFFRVAGNIDPSKHYYLVDDIFTTGATVREAAYCLRQVGATSVTIIALTRHDSQKSTVD